In Opitutales bacterium, the following proteins share a genomic window:
- the lnt gene encoding apolipoprotein N-acyltransferase, whose protein sequence is MSDSFRERVEARRGIKPRRRSMFDLGLGAQSAISAMIVGLLSAILYVIAFAPFDFAEAAFLFAIPWIIWGGLRPGWRMWVLTVLASQWFAWSMILIWLRHVANVAGAPLPSITGPLIVMALALVVTLVQLPWFALVRWAVPLLRSKPAFARIVGLFGIAGAWSLLEWVRSWLFTGFPWAVLASSQWRNPVALQPASYGGAYLVSALLIAVNLAISFYVLRFIGRKKATGWIKSLCPELYVVVSLLMITLILYMRELPNADNMRAFFTASAIQPAIPQDLKWDRDRARENLDVLESQSRLAVIQDVDLLLWPESSTPEAVSDRFGGLETWVEALSAELETPILMGNLIEEPDGSWYNGIFFVDPETGLKDSYYAKRKRVPFGEYVPLRWLPFVDKAVPLDYDIHAGESAAPMQITVDGSTFRVGGLVCYEDVFPHLSRETAQLCVDLFLVVTNDAWYGREAAAYQHAAHSVLRAVETRRPVVRVGNEGWSGWIDAQGRIRQEFVNAAGSIYTRGSSPMLLFRDIEQQKRPSFYVQYGDWFLWVAAGLLILTVVFIRIVPDLKDPDPEKNQQDESNIFNRRRRLKKM, encoded by the coding sequence ATGAGCGACTCATTCCGAGAGCGCGTGGAGGCGCGGCGGGGCATTAAGCCACGTCGCCGTTCCATGTTCGATCTGGGTTTGGGCGCTCAATCTGCAATTTCTGCGATGATCGTAGGGCTGCTCTCGGCGATCTTATATGTGATCGCGTTTGCCCCGTTCGACTTTGCCGAGGCTGCCTTTTTATTTGCTATCCCTTGGATTATTTGGGGCGGCCTGCGCCCAGGCTGGCGTATGTGGGTGCTTACAGTTTTGGCCAGCCAGTGGTTTGCTTGGAGTATGATTCTTATCTGGCTCCGGCACGTAGCGAACGTGGCTGGGGCGCCCCTGCCTTCTATTACCGGTCCCTTGATTGTCATGGCGCTGGCGCTTGTGGTCACACTGGTGCAGTTGCCTTGGTTTGCCCTGGTGCGTTGGGCCGTGCCCTTGCTTCGGTCTAAGCCAGCTTTCGCGCGTATTGTCGGGCTGTTTGGAATTGCGGGAGCTTGGTCCTTGCTCGAATGGGTGCGGTCATGGCTTTTCACGGGTTTCCCCTGGGCGGTGCTGGCCTCTTCGCAGTGGCGTAATCCAGTCGCCTTACAGCCGGCATCTTATGGAGGAGCCTATTTGGTTTCCGCTCTATTGATAGCGGTCAATTTGGCCATTTCTTTTTATGTCCTCCGGTTCATTGGGCGTAAAAAAGCGACAGGATGGATTAAGAGTCTGTGTCCCGAGCTATACGTGGTGGTGAGCCTGCTCATGATCACGCTCATCCTCTACATGCGGGAGCTACCCAATGCTGACAACATGCGGGCCTTTTTCACTGCTTCAGCTATACAGCCCGCCATTCCTCAAGACCTAAAATGGGATCGGGATCGGGCCCGTGAAAATCTTGACGTGTTGGAAAGTCAGAGTCGGCTGGCGGTGATTCAGGACGTCGATCTTCTCTTGTGGCCCGAGAGCTCCACACCGGAGGCGGTAAGCGATCGCTTCGGTGGGTTAGAAACTTGGGTTGAGGCGCTGAGTGCAGAGCTCGAAACCCCTATTCTAATGGGTAACCTGATCGAGGAGCCGGATGGTTCCTGGTATAATGGAATCTTCTTTGTCGATCCTGAGACGGGACTCAAGGACAGCTATTACGCCAAGCGAAAGCGGGTTCCCTTTGGCGAATACGTGCCACTACGTTGGCTACCTTTTGTCGATAAAGCCGTCCCGCTCGATTATGACATCCATGCGGGCGAGTCTGCGGCACCCATGCAGATCACTGTAGACGGCTCGACTTTTCGCGTCGGCGGACTCGTCTGTTATGAGGATGTTTTTCCACATCTTTCTCGGGAGACAGCCCAGCTTTGCGTCGATCTCTTTTTGGTCGTGACGAACGATGCTTGGTATGGCCGAGAAGCCGCAGCCTATCAGCACGCCGCTCATTCTGTGTTGCGCGCTGTCGAGACGCGCCGCCCTGTCGTGCGTGTAGGCAACGAAGGCTGGTCTGGCTGGATCGATGCTCAGGGTCGCATACGGCAAGAATTCGTCAATGCAGCGGGTAGTATCTACACCCGCGGTTCCTCACCCATGCTCCTATTCCGCGACATAGAGCAGCAGAAACGGCCTAGTTTTTACGTCCAGTATGGTGATTGGTTTCTTTGGGTTGCTGCAGGCCTATTGATACTGACCGTGGTGTTCATACGTATCGTCCCTGACCTCAAAGACCCCGATCCGGAGAAGAACCAACAAGATGAAAGCAACATCTTCAATCGCCGCCGGCGGTTGAAGAAAATGTAG
- the aspS gene encoding aspartate--tRNA ligase, with protein MKKTHHCAELTQAHSGQQVALAGWIDSIRDHGGVLFIDLRDREGITQLVLDPSDNQLSEVAHKLRSEFVISAAGTVVDRSEGTVNPNMVTGAIEVKVESVEVFNASKTPPFPMDDSGDAVNIDLRLKHRYLDLRRPANLKLLRMRSKAAQSVRRYLDEETFLEIETPLLFKSTPEGAREYLVPSRTNAGKFFALPQSPQQFKQMLMVAGVERYFQLAKCFRDEDLRADRQPEFTQIDLELSFIDREDMYALIEGMMKRIWKDVLDVDLDPPFLRMTYHDAMNRFGADKPDMRFGFELQDVGDVFAESGFKVFKGTLDSGGVIKAINMKGLADLTQGELKNLEDAAKSLGAKGLAFIRANEGGWKSPILKFFSEAELAALKEQLNIETGDIVFFAATEWERACTILGRVRLLAADLLKGRGKIEIRADDWKFLWVVDFPLMVYEEDEGRYVSAHHPFTSPVPEDIEKLDSDPKAVRGQHYDLVLNGVELGGGSIRIHQPELQRKVFIDVLKIDPEVVESRFGYMLEAFEYGAPPHGGMAFGFDRIVTLLAGRTSIRDVIAFPKTQKAEDLMTQSPSQVTERQLRDLHVKSLVTE; from the coding sequence ATGAAAAAGACACATCACTGCGCTGAGCTGACTCAGGCACACTCCGGGCAACAGGTTGCGTTGGCGGGCTGGATCGACTCGATCCGCGACCACGGCGGCGTGTTGTTTATCGATTTGCGTGACCGGGAAGGCATCACTCAATTGGTGCTGGATCCGAGTGATAATCAACTTTCCGAGGTGGCTCACAAGCTACGCAGCGAATTTGTTATTTCAGCGGCGGGGACCGTGGTTGATCGTTCCGAAGGCACCGTGAATCCCAACATGGTGACCGGCGCCATCGAGGTGAAAGTCGAGTCGGTGGAAGTATTCAACGCTTCCAAAACACCCCCGTTCCCCATGGACGATTCTGGGGATGCGGTAAACATCGATCTACGGCTCAAGCATCGCTACCTCGACCTCCGGCGTCCGGCCAATCTCAAGCTCTTGCGCATGCGTAGTAAAGCCGCACAGTCGGTGCGTCGCTACCTGGATGAAGAAACCTTCCTCGAAATCGAGACACCGCTGCTCTTTAAATCGACGCCCGAAGGCGCGCGCGAATATCTGGTCCCGAGCCGCACGAATGCCGGGAAATTTTTCGCACTGCCGCAATCACCCCAGCAGTTTAAACAAATGCTAATGGTGGCGGGTGTTGAGCGCTATTTTCAGCTAGCCAAGTGCTTTCGCGATGAGGACCTCCGCGCCGACCGACAGCCTGAATTTACGCAAATCGACCTCGAGCTTTCCTTCATCGACCGCGAGGACATGTATGCGCTCATCGAAGGGATGATGAAGCGTATTTGGAAGGACGTGCTCGATGTGGACCTCGATCCGCCCTTCCTCCGCATGACCTACCACGATGCCATGAACCGCTTCGGTGCCGATAAGCCCGATATGCGTTTCGGCTTCGAGCTCCAGGATGTCGGCGACGTGTTTGCCGAATCGGGATTCAAGGTGTTCAAAGGCACACTCGATAGCGGAGGGGTCATCAAGGCTATCAATATGAAGGGCCTCGCCGATCTGACTCAAGGTGAACTCAAAAACCTCGAAGATGCCGCCAAGTCTCTGGGGGCTAAAGGCTTGGCCTTTATCCGAGCCAACGAAGGTGGCTGGAAGAGCCCGATATTGAAGTTTTTCTCCGAGGCAGAACTCGCCGCATTGAAGGAACAGCTGAACATCGAGACAGGGGATATTGTATTTTTTGCTGCTACTGAGTGGGAACGCGCCTGCACCATTCTCGGCCGGGTCCGTTTGCTCGCGGCGGATTTGCTCAAAGGGCGGGGCAAAATCGAGATCCGAGCCGACGATTGGAAATTCCTATGGGTCGTCGATTTCCCGCTTATGGTCTACGAAGAAGACGAAGGCCGTTACGTCTCTGCTCACCATCCCTTCACCTCACCAGTTCCTGAAGATATCGAGAAATTGGATTCTGATCCCAAGGCGGTGCGCGGACAGCACTACGATCTAGTACTCAATGGCGTTGAACTCGGGGGCGGGTCCATCCGTATCCACCAGCCTGAGTTACAGCGCAAAGTGTTTATCGACGTGCTTAAAATCGACCCTGAGGTCGTTGAAAGTCGCTTTGGCTACATGCTCGAAGCCTTTGAGTATGGGGCACCGCCGCATGGGGGCATGGCCTTTGGTTTCGACCGTATTGTCACGCTCCTGGCTGGGCGCACCAGCATCCGAGATGTGATCGCCTTCCCCAAGACTCAAAAGGCCGAAGATCTCATGACCCAGAGCCCATCGCAGGTGACTGAGCGCCAATTACGTGATCTCCACGTCAAGAGCCTGGTGACAGAGTAA
- a CDS encoding sodium:proton antiporter, with product MSEPILFQLVIILSVSAVAQWLGWKFKVPAILLLLASGFILGPITGLMDMEALFGDALLPLVSASVAILLFEGGLTLRFKDLKHGGAVIFRLVTVGVVITSVIAGWLAYALLGFPPTIAALFGALLSVTGPTVIGPILRTIRPKGSVRNIAKWEGILNDPVGVLLAVFIYDILILGSEEQMWTQLALAIFKTLAVAFALSWAGSRLLIYLVRHRMLPDFLHNLTSLAIVLGTFFLSNVVQHEAGLVTATLLGIFLANQRDFRVDHIIHFKENLTVLIISFVFIVLAANVKPEVLQLLDWRHFVFLVALIVIARPLSILASTIGTGTPMNQSVLLMLLAPRGIVALSLTSVFVLKLKKAGFEEADELFASMLVVVVGTVIFYGSTVAQAASRLKLSELAPSGLLFVGAAPWAIHLGKKLQQQGVFVHFIDSNRDHVAMAREKGLSASTGDVLSNVFLEEQDFSEIGHVLCATTNYEVNTLAKQMLMEFFDRRDILVIEPDHVVHNKEDERKRPFDPAFGSFVTHNWLEAHVTSESAINTREVPAEASNVKDLLVGVVPLFVLSEDKKELKIFTQKYRPNVKPGQIAIGLLDAGETGEAQ from the coding sequence ATGAGCGAACCCATCTTGTTCCAACTGGTAATCATCCTCAGTGTCAGCGCAGTCGCGCAATGGCTGGGATGGAAATTTAAGGTACCAGCGATTCTTTTGCTCCTGGCCTCGGGGTTCATACTCGGGCCGATCACCGGACTGATGGACATGGAGGCGTTGTTTGGCGATGCCCTGCTTCCCTTGGTATCCGCATCTGTGGCAATTCTGCTTTTTGAGGGCGGGCTGACCTTACGCTTCAAGGACCTCAAGCATGGCGGGGCCGTGATCTTTCGACTCGTGACTGTTGGCGTCGTCATCACGAGCGTGATCGCGGGATGGCTCGCCTATGCTCTCTTGGGATTTCCTCCGACCATCGCCGCCTTATTCGGAGCACTGCTTTCGGTGACAGGACCCACGGTTATCGGCCCGATCCTTCGCACCATCCGGCCAAAAGGGTCGGTGCGAAACATTGCAAAATGGGAGGGCATCCTGAATGACCCGGTCGGAGTGCTGCTCGCTGTGTTCATCTACGACATCCTGATTCTCGGCTCAGAAGAGCAGATGTGGACACAGCTGGCTTTGGCGATTTTTAAGACGCTCGCTGTTGCATTCGCGCTGTCTTGGGCCGGATCTAGACTGCTCATCTATCTCGTGCGCCACCGCATGCTTCCCGATTTTTTGCACAATCTGACTTCGCTCGCGATCGTACTAGGGACTTTTTTCCTATCTAATGTCGTGCAGCATGAGGCAGGTCTGGTCACCGCAACGCTCTTGGGAATCTTTTTGGCAAACCAAAGAGATTTCCGAGTCGATCACATCATTCACTTTAAGGAAAACCTGACAGTCCTTATCATCTCTTTCGTTTTCATCGTGCTCGCTGCCAATGTGAAGCCAGAGGTATTACAGCTGTTAGACTGGCGGCATTTCGTATTTTTAGTCGCCCTTATTGTAATTGCTCGACCGCTTTCTATCCTAGCATCCACCATCGGAACCGGCACGCCGATGAACCAGAGCGTCCTGCTTATGCTCCTCGCTCCTCGAGGTATCGTTGCTCTATCGCTGACCTCCGTGTTCGTGCTCAAATTAAAGAAAGCCGGCTTTGAAGAAGCTGATGAGCTGTTCGCCTCAATGCTCGTCGTTGTTGTCGGAACCGTGATCTTCTATGGCTCTACAGTAGCCCAAGCGGCCTCCAGGCTTAAACTGTCTGAGCTCGCACCCAGTGGTCTGTTATTCGTGGGAGCGGCACCCTGGGCGATTCATCTAGGAAAAAAGCTCCAGCAACAAGGCGTGTTCGTGCACTTTATCGATAGCAACCGCGATCACGTCGCCATGGCACGAGAGAAGGGCCTCTCCGCTTCGACAGGGGATGTGCTCAGCAACGTTTTCCTTGAAGAGCAGGATTTCTCAGAAATCGGCCACGTCCTCTGCGCTACAACCAACTATGAAGTCAACACGCTCGCAAAACAGATGCTGATGGAGTTTTTCGACCGCCGGGATATTCTGGTCATCGAGCCAGACCATGTGGTCCACAATAAAGAAGATGAGCGCAAACGCCCCTTCGACCCCGCCTTCGGTAGCTTTGTCACACACAATTGGCTCGAAGCTCATGTAACATCAGAGAGCGCTATCAATACACGCGAGGTGCCCGCTGAGGCCAGCAACGTCAAAGACCTACTTGTCGGCGTGGTCCCTTTATTCGTGTTATCCGAGGACAAGAAGGAGCTGAAAATTTTCACCCAAAAATACCGCCCCAATGTCAAACCGGGACAGATTGCAATCGGGCTCTTGGATGCTGGGGAAACTGGTGAAGCTCAATGA
- a CDS encoding PIN domain-containing protein, with the protein MTFVDTNVLLYAICPGESDREKARIAQEILRRDNLVLSIQVLQEFYVQATRISRTDAITHEEATALIKLWLRFQVVQQSVAILQHALDLKARYQISYWDAAILAAAVYAGCTTVLSEDLNAGQRFDSAQVLNPFDDHHGA; encoded by the coding sequence GTGACCTTCGTCGATACCAACGTCCTGCTCTACGCGATCTGTCCAGGAGAATCAGATCGCGAGAAAGCACGGATCGCTCAGGAGATTTTGAGACGCGATAACCTCGTCCTTTCCATTCAGGTCTTGCAGGAGTTTTATGTCCAGGCGACGCGGATCAGCCGGACCGACGCCATCACCCACGAAGAAGCAACTGCCCTGATCAAGCTTTGGCTTCGTTTTCAAGTCGTTCAACAATCGGTCGCGATCCTGCAGCACGCATTGGACTTGAAGGCACGTTATCAAATATCCTACTGGGATGCCGCCATACTTGCGGCAGCGGTTTATGCTGGCTGCACTACGGTTCTTTCGGAGGATCTAAATGCGGGACAACGATTCGACTCGGCCCAAGTGCTCAATCCTTTTGACGATCACCATGGAGCATGA